ATTACTCAAGAACCAGATAGACATCATTTGTGCTTGGAAGGATTTTGGTGCTAGCTTATTAGTGACTGATAGACCAATCGGAGAAATCAACATTTCCCCCACAATCACAATAGCCCAACTCATAATCAACCAGAAAGGACTGACCTTAGCATCTGTCCCAAAGAGCATCCCTGGTAACGTCATCCACAAGAAGGATAAACCTGCCGCAAATAAACCATAAGCAAATTTCTTAGAAGAGGACGGTTGCTTTTTACCCATTTTCCCCCATAACCATGCAAAAATCGGCACATAAATCATAATGAAAAGTGGATTGATACTTTGGAAAAAGCTAGATGGGAAATGAATCTGATTCCCAAATACATCAAAGTAAAGTCGAGTTTGATCATCCGCAAATAGAGCGAGAACAACAGACCCCTGCTCCTCAATAGACCAGAAGAGTACTCCAGCGATAAATAAAGGAATGTAGGCAAATACTCGGGATCTCTCAGTGGCAGTTATTTTCTGACTAGATAAAATCTTGAAGAAATAGTAGATTGGAATGATTACCGCAATCACTGTAAAGATATTAACAATCATATCCACGTTAAACTGGTGAGTAAAGACTAGACCTATAACCACGAGAATAACCACGACAAGTGTAATCAGCAAGCGTTTAATCAAGGTCTGCTGCTCCTTCTGTGAAAGGGGATCAGTGGGGTAAAGGCTTGATTCAGGCAGATACTTCTTCCCATCTAAA
This window of the Streptococcus sp. 116-D4 genome carries:
- a CDS encoding peptide MFS transporter encodes the protein MEKQKTFFGHPMGLSTLFFTEMWERFSYYGMRAILLYYMYYSVQDGGLGMDKTTAASVMAIYGSLVFLSSVVGGFVSDRILGSRKTVFYGGILIMLGHIALATPFGQMALYFSIALIIFGTGFLKPNISDMVGGIYEKEDDRRDAGFSIFVFGINLGAFVAPYLVGYLGQEVNFHLGFSLAAIGMFFGLVKYVLDGKKYLPESSLYPTDPLSQKEQQTLIKRLLITLVVVILVVIGLVFTHQFNVDMIVNIFTVIAVIIPIYYFFKILSSQKITATERSRVFAYIPLFIAGVLFWSIEEQGSVVLALFADDQTRLYFDVFGNQIHFPSSFFQSINPLFIMIYVPIFAWLWGKMGKKQPSSSKKFAYGLFAAGLSFLWMTLPGMLFGTDAKVSPFWLIMSWAIVIVGEMLISPIGLSVTNKLAPKSFQAQMMSIWFLSNAAAQAINAQIVKFYTSETEVAYYGIVGGITIVFGIILLFYVPRIEKLMSGIK